The following coding sequences lie in one Flavobacteriales bacterium genomic window:
- a CDS encoding tetratricopeptide repeat protein, whose protein sequence is MKSSLFILAFLWLIQGFSQDYTEISKIHKQLSSSKNDTEKLLHFSDLSWEYSSYQLDSALFYANKTLELARVTKNQHYLATAYNRIGLAYDNFNQLDSAIKNYNIALTIRFNLKDTLAASNTLNDIGACYFYQSLLDSAAKYYLKAAELRHKINDEKSLAQSYNNLGIVHRKQENYAKAIEFYQLSLKLKHKLKDEEGELNSLQNLSVVYQQLHKFKEAEKYSLQALNLANKLNNEAEIANVNISLGVIYRNINELDKAKSHLLEANNFLQTNGRKEDLAICLNNLGILYTAKNDERKAIEYLEQSLVIALALNRGELIKDNYLALANNYEKSDKIKAFEYYKKGTILKDSLLNESKLKFINSLSEKYQAKQRNLEIKQLQSENDIQQLLVENANKKRQNVVLVLIAVVLILLLLTGLFFNIRKTAKALENKNQIINKSLSEKEVLLREIHHRVKNNLQIITGLLELQESLHTDENVRNIVSEAQGRIKTMALIHEMLYQTDDISNINLYNYVQLLVNSIESGFSIKLNSVTKSFELKDVQFNIDTIIPIGLILNELVSNSYKYVFVPELGNTLMISVNQLENEYWQLTVKDNGQGVANNGEGSRQGSFGLRLVKMLSRQLNGKVEYKFNDGAVFCINFKELNYKKLHD, encoded by the coding sequence ATGAAAAGCAGTTTGTTTATATTAGCATTCTTATGGTTAATTCAAGGATTTAGTCAGGATTATACCGAGATTTCTAAAATTCATAAACAACTATCATCCTCTAAAAATGATACTGAAAAATTACTTCACTTCTCTGATTTAAGTTGGGAATACAGTAGTTATCAACTTGATAGTGCTCTTTTTTACGCCAATAAAACACTAGAATTAGCAAGAGTTACAAAAAATCAACATTATCTAGCAACAGCGTATAACAGAATTGGATTGGCTTATGATAATTTCAACCAACTTGATTCAGCTATTAAAAATTACAATATAGCTTTAACCATAAGGTTCAACTTAAAAGATACATTGGCGGCCTCTAATACTTTGAATGATATTGGGGCATGTTATTTTTATCAGTCGTTGTTAGATTCTGCGGCAAAGTATTATTTAAAAGCTGCCGAGTTAAGGCATAAAATTAATGACGAAAAATCGTTAGCTCAAAGCTATAATAATTTAGGAATAGTTCATCGTAAACAAGAAAATTACGCCAAAGCAATTGAGTTTTATCAGTTGTCGTTGAAACTCAAACATAAATTAAAAGATGAAGAGGGTGAGTTAAATTCTTTACAGAACTTAAGTGTGGTTTATCAGCAACTTCACAAATTTAAAGAAGCAGAAAAATACTCATTACAAGCTCTTAATTTGGCTAATAAATTAAACAATGAAGCTGAAATAGCCAACGTAAACATTAGTTTAGGAGTTATATATCGTAACATTAATGAATTAGATAAAGCTAAAAGTCATTTGCTTGAGGCTAATAATTTTTTACAAACAAACGGGAGAAAAGAAGATTTAGCCATTTGTTTAAACAACTTGGGAATTTTATATACCGCAAAAAACGATGAACGAAAAGCTATTGAGTATTTAGAACAGAGCTTGGTTATTGCTTTAGCCTTAAATCGGGGAGAGTTGATAAAAGATAACTATCTAGCTTTAGCGAATAATTACGAAAAATCTGATAAAATAAAAGCCTTTGAATACTATAAAAAAGGAACTATTCTAAAAGACAGTTTGCTGAATGAATCTAAATTAAAATTTATCAATTCATTATCAGAGAAATATCAAGCCAAACAACGCAACCTTGAAATAAAACAACTTCAATCGGAAAATGATATTCAGCAACTTTTAGTGGAAAATGCAAATAAAAAAAGGCAAAATGTAGTATTGGTTTTAATTGCTGTTGTGCTGATTTTATTGCTTTTAACAGGTTTGTTTTTCAATATTCGTAAAACAGCCAAAGCATTAGAAAATAAAAATCAAATTATTAATAAATCCTTATCAGAGAAAGAAGTTTTGCTACGTGAAATACATCATCGTGTAAAAAATAATTTGCAAATTATCACTGGTTTGTTAGAACTTCAAGAATCGCTACATACCGATGAAAATGTTCGAAATATTGTTTCTGAAGCTCAAGGCAGAATAAAAACCATGGCTTTAATTCATGAAATGCTTTATCAAACCGATGATATTTCTAACATCAATCTTTACAATTATGTTCAATTGTTGGTAAATAGTATCGAATCAGGATTCTCAATAAAATTAAACAGTGTTACAAAATCTTTTGAATTAAAAGATGTTCAATTTAATATCGACACCATTATACCTATAGGGTTAATTTTAAATGAATTGGTGTCAAATTCATATAAATATGTTTTTGTTCCCGAACTCGGAAATACCTTAATGATTTCAGTTAATCAACTTGAAAATGAATATTGGCAATTAACTGTTAAAGATAATGGACAGGGCGTTGCTAATAATGGGGAAGGCTCTCGACAAGGTTCTTTTGGATTACGTTTGGTAAAAATGCTCTCTCGTCAATTAAATGGAAAGGTTGAATATAAATTTAACGATGGAGCAGTTTTTTGTATTAACTTTAAGGAGTTAAATTATAAAAAATTACATGACTAA
- a CDS encoding T9SS type A sorting domain-containing protein, giving the protein MKTKLLTSISLAFLSLSSIAQPGSLDMTFTPGGGPSARVYDSKIHTSGKPLFAGTFNEYDSWLTNQVGLILANINGTWNSSFNITAPGGIAHDIYCSAIESNGNILAGGSIYHFGGVQGSLLKRFNEFGALDNTFNPAELLNGEVRAIGVQTDGKIIYAAYYTDAINTTIPLYKFERLNTSGSIDNTFNVGTGPNDQIRSMAIQSDGKIIIGGRFTSYNGTAKNYIARVNTNGSIDNTFNIGTGFNTFAEVRNIQIQADGKIIVVGEFTTFNGTSRSGIVRLNTNGSIDTSFNPGTGASGGSTTGVYDVAIQADGKIIIVGNFFSYNGTNIKSVARINTNGTLDGVFNPGTGANDNIHSVSIQTDEKIIIAGDFTSYNGTTRNRVARLLNCTPPTITGTTPNNRCGTGTVTLGATASSGTLSWYAASTGGSALGTGTSFITPSISTTTTYYVEASNGGCTSSRTAVIATINTIPTITGTTPNNRCGTGTVTLGATSSSGTLSWYAASTGGSALGTGTSFVTPSISTTTTYYVEASNGGCTSSRTAVIATINAIPTITGTTPNNRCGTGTVTLGATSSSGTLSWYAASTGGSALGTGTSFVTPSISTTTTYYVEASNGGCTSSRTAVIATINAIPTITGTTPNNRCGTGTVTLGATSSSGTLSWYAASTGGSALGTGTSFVTPSISTTTTYYVEASNGGCTSSRTAVLATVNTSPTATVNQTGNTLTALETGMTYQWVDCNNSNAPISGQINQNFNVTINGNYAVVVSNGSCQTTSSCTNVIVTGINNNSVKSYFNVYPNPVNNGQINISSDDQLINLLMYDALGKIVLSNENLNSKSTIVQVTDLQKGIYFLQVKSTKNQIIQKVIIQ; this is encoded by the coding sequence ATGAAAACAAAACTACTTACTTCTATTTCGTTGGCTTTTTTAAGTCTTTCATCTATTGCTCAGCCAGGAAGCTTGGATATGACATTCACACCAGGAGGAGGTCCTTCAGCAAGAGTCTACGATTCTAAAATCCATACAAGTGGAAAACCACTATTTGCAGGAACTTTTAATGAATACGATTCGTGGTTAACTAATCAGGTTGGTTTAATACTTGCTAATATAAATGGAACATGGAATTCATCATTTAATATAACAGCACCGGGTGGAATAGCACATGATATCTATTGTTCTGCGATTGAATCAAATGGAAATATTCTTGCAGGTGGCTCAATTTATCATTTTGGAGGAGTTCAAGGTAGTTTACTCAAAAGATTTAATGAGTTTGGGGCATTAGATAATACATTCAATCCTGCGGAATTGTTAAATGGAGAAGTACGTGCTATTGGAGTTCAAACTGATGGTAAAATAATTTATGCTGCTTATTATACGGATGCTATAAACACAACCATACCTCTGTATAAGTTTGAACGATTAAATACAAGTGGTAGTATAGATAATACATTTAATGTTGGAACTGGGCCAAACGATCAAATTCGTTCTATGGCTATTCAATCTGATGGAAAGATTATTATTGGAGGAAGGTTTACGTCATACAACGGTACTGCTAAAAATTATATTGCTCGAGTAAACACAAATGGATCAATTGATAATACGTTCAATATAGGCACAGGATTTAACACTTTTGCTGAAGTGAGAAATATTCAAATACAAGCTGATGGGAAAATTATTGTTGTGGGAGAATTTACAACTTTCAATGGAACTTCCCGGTCAGGTATTGTACGATTAAATACTAATGGTAGTATTGATACTTCATTTAATCCTGGAACTGGAGCAAGTGGAGGAAGTACAACAGGGGTTTATGATGTTGCTATTCAAGCTGATGGAAAAATTATTATTGTAGGTAATTTCTTTTCATACAATGGAACAAACATAAAATCTGTAGCAAGAATTAACACAAATGGAACTTTAGATGGAGTGTTTAATCCTGGTACAGGTGCAAACGATAATATACATTCTGTATCTATCCAAACAGATGAAAAAATTATTATTGCTGGAGATTTTACTTCTTATAATGGTACAACAAGAAATAGGGTTGCACGTTTGTTAAACTGCACCCCACCAACTATTACAGGGACAACTCCAAACAACAGATGCGGAACAGGAACAGTTACCTTGGGTGCAACAGCAAGTTCAGGTACATTGAGCTGGTATGCAGCATCTACAGGAGGAAGTGCATTAGGAACAGGAACAAGTTTTATAACTCCAAGTATTAGTACAACAACTACGTATTATGTAGAAGCATCAAACGGAGGTTGTACATCTTCAAGAACAGCAGTAATAGCTACTATAAATACGATACCAACAATAACAGGAACAACTCCAAACAACAGATGCGGAACAGGAACAGTTACCTTGGGTGCAACATCAAGTTCAGGTACATTGAGCTGGTATGCAGCATCTACAGGAGGAAGTGCATTAGGAACCGGAACAAGTTTTGTAACTCCAAGCATTAGTACAACAACTACGTATTATGTAGAAGCATCAAACGGAGGTTGTACATCTTCAAGAACAGCAGTAATAGCTACTATAAATGCGATACCAACAATAACAGGAACAACTCCAAACAACAGATGCGGAACAGGAACAGTTACCTTGGGTGCAACATCAAGTTCAGGTACATTGAGCTGGTATGCAGCATCTACAGGAGGAAGTGCATTAGGAACCGGAACAAGTTTTGTAACTCCAAGCATTAGTACAACAACTACGTATTATGTAGAAGCATCAAACGGAGGTTGTACATCTTCAAGAACAGCAGTAATAGCTACTATAAATGCGATACCAACAATAACAGGAACAACTCCAAACAACAGATGCGGAACAGGAACAGTTACCTTGGGTGCAACATCAAGTTCAGGTACATTGAGCTGGTATGCAGCATCTACAGGAGGAAGTGCATTAGGAACTGGAACAAGTTTTGTAACTCCAAGCATTAGTACAACAACTACGTATTATGTAGAAGCATCAAATGGAGGTTGTACATCTTCAAGAACCGCAGTATTAGCTACTGTAAATACTAGCCCAACAGCTACTGTAAACCAAACAGGTAATACACTTACTGCACTAGAAACTGGAATGACTTATCAATGGGTAGATTGTAATAACAGTAATGCTCCAATTAGTGGTCAAATCAACCAAAACTTTAATGTTACCATAAATGGAAATTATGCAGTGGTGGTTTCTAACGGAAGTTGCCAAACTACTTCTAGTTGTACTAATGTTATTGTTACTGGAATAAATAATAATTCAGTTAAGAGTTATTTTAATGTTTACCCAAACCCAGTAAATAATGGACAAATAAACATCTCATCAGATGACCAACTAATTAACCTATTGATGTATGATGCTTTAGGTAAAATAGTATTGTCAAATGAAAATTTGAATAGTAAAAGCACAATTGTTCAAGTAACTGATTTACAAAAAGGTATTTATTTCTTACAAGTAAAATCAACAAAAAATCAAATAATACAAAAAGTAATTATTCAGTAA
- a CDS encoding twin-arginine translocase TatA/TatE family subunit produces the protein MNNQILLLFNIGGGELFFIVLIIIMFFGSKKIPELARGLGKGIKELKNATNDIQQEIKDSTKDITKIKDAVNVEKQVKDLIINSEQKQEEIKEEPPQPTQPNTVSRSTPTSVNTSNTETTN, from the coding sequence ATGAACAATCAAATTTTATTGTTATTCAATATTGGAGGTGGAGAGCTGTTTTTTATAGTTCTTATTATCATCATGTTTTTTGGTTCAAAAAAAATCCCAGAACTAGCTCGTGGATTGGGTAAAGGAATAAAAGAATTGAAAAATGCTACCAACGATATTCAGCAAGAAATTAAAGATAGCACAAAAGATATAACAAAAATTAAGGATGCTGTAAATGTGGAGAAACAAGTAAAAGATTTGATTATAAATTCGGAACAGAAACAAGAAGAAATTAAAGAAGAACCTCCTCAACCAACTCAACCCAATACGGTGTCTCGTTCTACTCCAACTTCAGTAAACACATCAAACACCGAAACAACAAACTAA
- the lhgO gene encoding L-2-hydroxyglutarate oxidase, which translates to MYDITVVGGGIVGAATAYKIQLKYPHLKIILIEKEPHLADHQTGNNSGVIHSGLYYKPGSKKAHTCVDGRKQLVKFAQEYNIKHDVCGKVVVAVDEKELPFMNKIFDNGIANNTEGIEKIDANQVKDIEPFVKCIGGIWVPCTGIIDYRGTTEKLAELVVAKQPESKIVLGEEVKDFIHGEEITEVITSKNKYKTKYMIFCGGLQADRLAKKDKVNLKEKVVGFRGDYYDLTEQAKHKVKNLIYPVPNPEFPFLGVHFTRMVDGEIECGPNAVFTFKREGYGKTDFDWKDTIDALSYSGTWKLFFNNMSFGINEYRRAFSKRLFLETLQRMIPSLTMDDIKPGRAGVRAMLLNENGDTKDDFRIEYKGKSIHVLNAPSPAATACLSIGDAICDMATTHFKLN; encoded by the coding sequence ATATACGACATTACTGTTGTTGGAGGAGGAATTGTTGGAGCAGCCACTGCTTATAAAATTCAGTTGAAATATCCCCATCTTAAAATTATTCTTATCGAAAAAGAGCCGCATTTGGCAGATCATCAAACAGGTAATAATTCTGGTGTAATACATTCGGGTTTGTATTATAAGCCAGGCTCTAAAAAAGCACACACTTGCGTTGATGGTAGAAAACAACTGGTGAAATTTGCTCAAGAATATAACATTAAACATGATGTTTGTGGTAAGGTTGTAGTAGCAGTAGATGAAAAAGAACTTCCATTTATGAATAAAATTTTTGATAATGGAATTGCTAACAACACCGAAGGAATTGAAAAAATTGATGCCAATCAAGTAAAAGATATTGAACCATTTGTAAAATGTATTGGTGGTATTTGGGTGCCATGTACTGGAATTATTGATTATAGGGGCACTACCGAAAAATTAGCTGAATTGGTTGTGGCAAAACAACCTGAAAGTAAAATTGTTTTGGGTGAGGAAGTAAAAGATTTTATTCACGGAGAAGAAATAACTGAAGTAATAACTTCAAAAAACAAGTACAAAACAAAATACATGATTTTTTGTGGGGGCTTGCAAGCGGATAGACTAGCTAAAAAAGACAAGGTTAATTTAAAAGAAAAAGTAGTTGGTTTTAGAGGTGATTATTATGATTTAACGGAACAAGCAAAACACAAGGTAAAGAATTTGATTTATCCAGTGCCAAATCCAGAATTTCCGTTTTTAGGCGTTCATTTTACTCGAATGGTTGATGGAGAAATTGAGTGCGGACCAAACGCCGTGTTTACGTTTAAAAGAGAAGGTTATGGTAAAACTGATTTTGATTGGAAGGATACGATTGATGCACTTTCATATTCAGGTACATGGAAATTGTTTTTTAACAACATGAGCTTTGGTATAAATGAGTATCGTAGAGCATTCTCTAAACGATTGTTTTTAGAAACTTTACAACGAATGATACCATCCTTAACCATGGATGATATTAAGCCAGGAAGAGCAGGAGTACGGGCAATGTTGTTGAATGAAAATGGTGACACAAAAGATGACTTTAGAATAGAATATAAAGGAAAAAGTATACACGTGTTAAATGCACCTTCTCCAGCGGCAACAGCATGTTTATCAATAGGTGATGCAATTTGTGATATGGCAACAACACATTTTAAATTAAATTAA
- a CDS encoding pyridoxal phosphate-dependent aminotransferase: MPAISNRGNVMPESPIRKLVPYAEAAKKKGRKVFHLNIGQPDIETPAVALKAIKDINFKVVEYSHSAGIESYRKGLAEYYNKLDLGVSFEDILITTGGSEALLFAFNSCLNEGDEVIIPEPFYANYNGFATTAGVKVVPVTSSIDTGFSLPPIAEFEKLITPKTKAILICNPGNPTGYLYSKEELETLKNIVIKHNLYLIADEVYREFCYDGNTHYSVFNLTGIEEHAIVIDSVSKRYSMCGARIGAFISKNKKLISTALKYAQARLSPPTFGQIAGEAALQTPKSYFDNVTAEYVQRRNIVIEGLNAIEGVKCPNPGGAFYAVAELPVDNAEEFCQWLLEEFEYNNQTVMLAPAAGFYATKGLGKKEVRIAYVLNKESLKEALVCLKQALLVYEGSSIRKKEISI; the protein is encoded by the coding sequence ATGCCTGCAATTTCAAATCGTGGCAACGTAATGCCAGAATCACCAATACGTAAATTAGTTCCTTATGCAGAAGCTGCAAAAAAGAAAGGGAGAAAAGTGTTTCATTTAAATATTGGTCAACCAGATATTGAAACTCCTGCAGTTGCTTTAAAAGCCATAAAAGATATTAATTTCAAGGTAGTAGAATACAGTCACTCTGCAGGTATAGAATCGTACAGAAAAGGCTTGGCTGAATATTACAACAAATTAGATTTGGGTGTTTCATTTGAAGATATTTTAATAACAACAGGTGGTTCAGAGGCTTTATTGTTTGCTTTTAATTCTTGTTTAAACGAAGGCGACGAGGTTATTATTCCTGAACCATTTTATGCCAATTACAATGGCTTTGCAACTACAGCAGGCGTAAAAGTTGTTCCAGTTACATCATCAATTGATACTGGTTTTAGTTTGCCTCCTATTGCTGAATTTGAAAAATTAATAACTCCAAAAACAAAAGCTATATTAATTTGTAACCCAGGTAATCCAACGGGTTATTTATATTCTAAAGAAGAATTAGAAACACTAAAAAATATTGTTATCAAACACAATCTGTATTTAATAGCTGACGAAGTTTACCGTGAATTCTGTTACGATGGTAACACACATTATTCAGTATTTAACTTAACTGGAATTGAAGAACATGCTATTGTAATTGATTCGGTTTCGAAAAGATACAGCATGTGTGGTGCACGAATAGGTGCTTTCATTTCAAAAAACAAAAAACTTATTTCAACCGCATTAAAGTATGCACAAGCACGATTAAGCCCACCAACTTTTGGTCAAATTGCTGGAGAAGCGGCTCTACAAACGCCAAAATCGTACTTTGACAATGTTACTGCTGAATACGTACAACGTAGAAACATTGTAATTGAAGGTTTAAATGCTATTGAAGGTGTTAAATGCCCTAATCCTGGCGGTGCATTTTATGCTGTAGCTGAATTACCTGTTGATAATGCCGAAGAGTTTTGTCAATGGTTATTGGAAGAATTTGAATACAACAATCAAACCGTAATGCTAGCTCCTGCTGCTGGATTTTATGCAACAAAAGGCTTGGGAAAAAAAGAAGTTCGTATTGCTTATGTATTGAATAAAGAATCTTTAAAAGAAGCATTGGTTTGTTTAAAGCAAGCTTTATTGGTTTATGAAGGTTCTTCTATTCGTAAAAAAGAAATCTCCATTTAG
- a CDS encoding LytTR family transcriptional regulator DNA-binding domain-containing protein translates to MTKVGILDDEVIICETLNKYLLELGYEVPDYALNYNEAVDLVTIQMPDIMLLDININGDKSGIDFAKFVRENHNIPLIFVSSYSDKAILQSAKEVQPNGYLVKPFTKNDLFAAIEVALSNFSLQLKHEVSSEDKSFKLLTDAIFIKQDSLYIKVYFRDILYIKSEGVYAEIFTKEKKYLIRETLKNLIEAIPSDSFFHIHRSYIVNINSVDAVNTEYVLIDKEPIPMSRTSREEFLKRLNLL, encoded by the coding sequence ATGACTAAAGTTGGCATATTAGACGATGAAGTAATTATTTGTGAAACGCTAAATAAATACTTGTTAGAACTCGGATATGAAGTTCCTGATTATGCCTTGAATTATAATGAAGCTGTTGATTTAGTGACGATACAAATGCCAGACATTATGTTGCTAGACATTAATATTAACGGCGATAAAAGTGGTATCGACTTTGCAAAATTTGTGAGGGAAAACCACAATATTCCTTTAATTTTTGTTTCTTCTTATTCTGATAAAGCCATTTTGCAATCTGCCAAAGAGGTCCAGCCCAATGGCTATTTAGTTAAACCATTTACCAAAAACGATTTGTTTGCCGCTATAGAAGTTGCGTTGAGTAATTTTTCGTTACAACTTAAACATGAAGTAAGTAGTGAAGATAAGAGTTTTAAATTATTAACGGATGCTATTTTTATAAAACAAGATTCGCTTTACATTAAAGTATACTTTAGGGATATTTTATACATAAAATCAGAAGGAGTTTATGCCGAAATTTTCACCAAAGAAAAGAAGTATTTAATTCGGGAAACCCTTAAAAATCTAATTGAAGCAATTCCATCTGATAGCTTTTTTCACATTCATCGGTCTTATATAGTAAATATCAATTCTGTCGATGCTGTTAATACCGAATATGTTTTAATTGATAAAGAACCTATACCCATGAGTAGAACAAGTCGTGAGGAATTTCTTAAACGGTTAAATCTGCTCTAG
- a CDS encoding MFS transporter, whose amino-acid sequence MEINNKRIISAWTFYDWANSVYPLVITTAIFPIFYEAIVPEKVDFFGFNLINTELYSYVVSLSFIIVSILSPILSGVADYSGNKKTFMKFFCYLGSVSCMSLYFFDVLPLEISMVSVLLASVGFWGSLVFYNAYLPEIATPDLHDKISAQGFSRGYIGSSLLLIICLVLIQVLGVDARYSFVLTGLWWIGFSQITYARLPNNIYNKKPQGNILLKGFNELNSVWNQLKQIKQLKRYLGAFFIYSMGVQTVMIMAIFFGTKEISWADEASKTTGLIISVLIIQFIAIPGAYLMAYLSGKIGNIKTIGINIFIWIGICYGAYAFVTTPLHFYIVAGVVGFVMGGIQSLSRSTYSKLLPETQDHASFFSFYDVVEKIGIVIGTFAFGYIEGITNDMRQSILVIILFFIVGFLLLLTIPKNKSVTE is encoded by the coding sequence TTGGAAATAAACAACAAACGTATTATTAGTGCTTGGACCTTCTACGATTGGGCTAATTCGGTATATCCGTTGGTGATAACCACAGCCATTTTTCCTATATTTTATGAGGCTATTGTTCCTGAAAAAGTTGATTTTTTTGGTTTTAACCTTATTAATACTGAACTCTATTCGTATGTAGTTTCGCTTTCGTTTATCATTGTTTCTATATTATCACCTATACTTTCTGGTGTGGCAGATTATTCTGGGAACAAAAAAACATTCATGAAATTCTTTTGTTATTTAGGATCAGTTTCTTGTATGAGTTTATATTTTTTTGATGTACTTCCGTTGGAGATTAGCATGGTTTCGGTTTTATTGGCAAGTGTAGGTTTTTGGGGTAGTTTGGTTTTTTACAATGCCTATTTGCCCGAAATTGCTACACCCGATTTGCATGATAAAATAAGTGCTCAAGGCTTTTCAAGAGGATATATTGGGAGTTCTTTGTTGCTCATCATTTGTTTGGTATTGATACAAGTTTTAGGTGTTGATGCTCGATATTCATTTGTGTTAACTGGTTTGTGGTGGATAGGTTTTAGTCAAATAACCTATGCTCGATTACCCAATAATATTTATAATAAAAAACCTCAAGGAAATATTCTTTTAAAAGGTTTTAACGAGTTAAATAGTGTATGGAATCAACTCAAACAAATTAAACAACTTAAAAGGTATTTGGGGGCATTTTTTATTTACAGCATGGGGGTTCAAACCGTAATGATAATGGCAATATTTTTTGGTACAAAAGAAATTTCGTGGGCTGATGAAGCAAGTAAAACAACAGGGTTGATTATCAGTGTGTTAATTATTCAATTTATAGCAATTCCAGGAGCCTATTTAATGGCTTATTTGTCTGGGAAAATAGGAAACATTAAAACCATAGGCATAAATATTTTTATTTGGATAGGAATCTGTTATGGTGCTTATGCATTTGTAACTACTCCATTACATTTTTATATTGTTGCTGGTGTGGTTGGTTTTGTAATGGGAGGGATTCAATCTTTATCGCGTTCCACGTATTCTAAACTGTTGCCAGAAACACAAGACCATGCTTCTTTTTTTAGTTTTTACGATGTGGTTGAAAAAATAGGAATTGTTATAGGGACTTTTGCTTTTGGTTATATCGAGGGTATAACCAACGACATGAGGCAATCTATTTTAGTTATTATTTTATTCTTTATCGTAGGATTTCTCTTATTACTTACCATACCTAAAAACAAGTCGGTAACTGAATAA
- a CDS encoding uroporphyrinogen decarboxylase, giving the protein MVEIIGYIASAIVLISFLMKNIKKLRIINTVGCLIFIVYGVLLNFSIPIIITNAVIVGINIYFLIKMKTRVE; this is encoded by the coding sequence ATGGTAGAAATTATAGGGTATATTGCTTCGGCAATAGTGTTGATTTCTTTTTTAATGAAAAACATTAAAAAATTAAGGATAATAAATACTGTCGGGTGTTTGATATTTATTGTTTATGGTGTGCTATTGAATTTTTCGATTCCAATAATAATTACCAATGCTGTAATTGTTGGGATAAATATTTACTTTCTGATAAAGATGAAAACTAGGGTGGAGTAA
- a CDS encoding calcium/sodium antiporter, translating into MEYVLLIAGLVTLIFGGDALVKGAVGIALKFNISSLVIGMTVVAFGTSMPELLVSIKAAIENHPEIAIGNVVGSNIANIALVLGLTTMILPIPVKFSTVRVDWPIMMIASILFYLFILNGVIEWWEGLIFSAGILLFTYLTIKKSSVTVNHDKIEDIQEDELEEVEKKAYGLLKSIMFVIVGILGLTFGASWLLDGAVQIAQNFGLSEHVIGVTIVAFGTSVPELATSVVAACKKETDISVGNLIGSNIFNILAVLGFTALVKEIPVSNQVITNDAYWMLGISLLLFPLMYYKYNINRLKGLVLFTSYLVYLYFVLK; encoded by the coding sequence ATGGAGTATGTTTTACTTATTGCAGGGTTAGTTACCTTAATTTTTGGAGGTGATGCTCTTGTAAAAGGAGCGGTAGGTATAGCATTAAAATTCAATATTTCATCTTTGGTTATTGGTATGACGGTAGTAGCGTTTGGAACGTCTATGCCCGAATTGTTGGTGAGTATAAAAGCTGCAATTGAAAACCATCCAGAAATTGCTATTGGAAATGTGGTTGGCTCAAACATTGCAAACATCGCTCTAGTTTTAGGGTTAACAACCATGATTTTACCTATTCCAGTTAAATTTTCCACCGTTCGGGTAGATTGGCCAATAATGATGATAGCCTCAATTCTTTTTTATCTGTTTATTTTAAATGGTGTAATTGAATGGTGGGAAGGACTCATTTTTAGTGCTGGGATTCTTTTATTTACCTACCTAACAATAAAAAAATCATCAGTAACAGTAAACCACGATAAAATTGAAGATATACAAGAAGATGAGTTAGAAGAAGTTGAGAAGAAAGCATACGGATTATTGAAAAGTATAATGTTTGTAATAGTTGGTATTTTGGGATTAACTTTTGGTGCAAGTTGGTTACTAGATGGAGCAGTGCAAATTGCTCAAAATTTTGGGTTAAGTGAGCATGTTATTGGTGTTACCATTGTAGCTTTTGGGACAAGTGTTCCTGAATTAGCTACATCTGTTGTTGCTGCATGTAAAAAAGAAACCGACATTTCGGTAGGAAACCTAATAGGTTCAAACATCTTTAACATTTTGGCTGTTTTAGGTTTTACAGCATTAGTTAAGGAGATTCCTGTTAGCAATCAAGTTATTACCAATGATGCGTATTGGATGCTAGGAATATCGCTGTTATTATTTCCGTTGATGTATTACAAATACAATATTAATAGGTTAAAAGGGTTAGTATTATTTACTTCGTATTTGGTGTACTTGTACTTTGTTTTAAAGTAA